The genomic segment TGGTTTACCAACTTCTGGTACAGTAGCAGGGTTTAAAGCTACACCCAATGATTTGACCTCTGGGATAAGTTTATCTGCTAATTCTTTAATTTCTTTTAGTGACAAGCCTTTTTCGGCAGCAGCACCTAAAATTTTATGAACCAAAACAGTACCAGCAATACCACGTTTTCCAGCAGTATACGTACTGTCTTCAACGGCTATATCGTCATCTACTACAATATAATCAACTTCAATATCTTCCATTTCCGCTAATTCTTTAGCCATATCAAAGTTCATAACGTCTCCAGAATAATTTTTAATGATTAAAAAGACACCTTTACCTTCATCGCTAGCTTTGATACCTTCTAAAATTTGATCAGGAGTAGGGGATGTAAATACTTCACCACAAACGGCGGCTGATAGCATTCCTTTTCCAACGAACCCTGCATGAGATGGTTCATGTCCACTTCCACCACCACTTACTAATCCAACTTTTCCAGTTTTTTCGCCTTTACGATGGATGACAGATGTTTCTGGCAAGCGTTCAACTAAATCTTCATAAGCAAAGACTAAGCCATTTAACATTTCATCTAATATATTTGATGGATCATTGATAATTTTTTTCATTATTTTCCAGACCCCCTAAAGTAATTTAAAAATGGTTTCACTACTATTGTAACCGTTTTTAAGATAGAGGACAAATATAACAATTGAATAGAGGGTACAAAAAAACTCTTCCATTCAAAAATGGAAGAGGAAAGGATATTCAAAATTTACTTTGGAGGAGTAAAAGTGAAAAAATAAAAGGTTGGTTGTATATTGTTTTGGTATACTGTTAGTATATAAGACAAATGTGAATAAATTGTATCCTCTATCGTACTAAAAAGTGAAAAAAGAAATTAAAGATGAAGGAGAACATAGAATGAATAATCAAGTACAGTTGTATTCACTTGTAAAGAAACTTTATCAAGCAAACTTTTGGGAAGATTATTGGGACAATGATATTATAGGCATTCAATTGCCAGACCATAAAGACCCTGTTTTTATTTCAATACTAGGAAAAGCGGAACAAAATTTTGGCTTTTTGATTTATCGAAATTTAGAAGAACTGTCTTATTATTTTGAAATGCGTAAACAGGCTGAGTTTAGTGAGTTTAATTCAGCAATAGAAATGCTTCAAACGCACAAATGTATTTCTTTAAATTT from the Carnobacterium inhibens subsp. inhibens DSM 13024 genome contains:
- the dhaK gene encoding dihydroxyacetone kinase subunit DhaK gives rise to the protein MKKIINDPSNILDEMLNGLVFAYEDLVERLPETSVIHRKGEKTGKVGLVSGGGSGHEPSHAGFVGKGMLSAAVCGEVFTSPTPDQILEGIKASDEGKGVFLIIKNYSGDVMNFDMAKELAEMEDIEVDYIVVDDDIAVEDSTYTAGKRGIAGTVLVHKILGAAAEKGLSLKEIKELADKLIPEVKSLGVALNPATVPEVGKPGFELMDDEIEFGVGIHGEPGYSREKLQPSAALAKELVNQLKKEFQWQKGDSFAVLVNGMGGTPLMEQFIFMNDVKQLLADEGITLSFRKVGDYMTSIDMEGLSLTLVKLEDSSWLEYLNAPVTTIAW